The Euphorbia lathyris chromosome 2, ddEupLath1.1, whole genome shotgun sequence genome includes a window with the following:
- the LOC136220207 gene encoding uncharacterized protein isoform X2: MASPLQRYNPFHLPSFLIFTLTSDLSAPRRTPDNPSETETTTTTTTTVLKNVEWLEQFPFKDEDFQPFDETPDSVFYEAPRFVTHIDDPAIAALTKYYSDIFPPNNIPGVSILDICSSWVGHFQYE, from the exons ATGGCTTCTCCTCTTCAACGTTACAATCCTTTTCATCTCCCTTCATTTCTCATCTTTACTCTTACCTCAGACCTTTCTGCTCCCAGAAGAACTCCGGACAACCCAAGCGAAACGGAGACGACGACGACGACAACGACAACG GTGTTGAAGAATGTGGAATGGCTGGAGCAGTTTCCCTTCAAGGATGAGGATTTCCAGCCGTTTGATGA GACTCCAGACTCGGTGTTCTATGAAGCTCCAAGATTCGTTACACACATTGATGACCCAGCCATTGCGGCTCTTACAAAGTACTACTCAGACATTTTTCCTCCGAACAACATTCCAGGAGTTAGCATCTTAGACATCTGTAGCAGTTGG GTCGGCCACTTCCAGTATGAATGA